One Lacticaseibacillus rhamnosus genomic window carries:
- a CDS encoding ABC transporter ATP-binding protein, translating into MSTLLKLKNVEKTYTSRGAQPVQALVNISFSVESGEFVAIMGESGSGKSTLLNLIATLDDPTGGEISLNGQDLRKVKEGARAKFRREHLGFIFQDFDLLDTFNVQDNIFLPLVLAKKPLEIMKNRLTQLAPRLGITDLLKKYPYELSGGQQQRVAAARAMITDPEILLADEPTGALDSRTSSELLDLLTDVNADSKQTILMVTHSAVAASHSQRVLFIRDGQIFHQLYRGELQQPEFLTRISETMTAMLTKEGEAQ; encoded by the coding sequence ATGTCAACATTATTAAAGTTAAAAAATGTCGAAAAGACTTATACCAGTCGCGGTGCCCAACCGGTACAGGCACTCGTGAACATCAGTTTTTCCGTTGAATCAGGAGAATTTGTCGCGATTATGGGGGAATCCGGTTCAGGCAAAAGTACCTTACTGAACTTAATCGCCACGCTTGATGATCCTACCGGCGGCGAAATCAGCCTTAACGGACAGGACCTGCGCAAAGTCAAAGAAGGCGCACGGGCTAAATTTCGGCGGGAACATCTCGGGTTTATTTTTCAGGATTTTGACTTGCTTGACACCTTTAACGTTCAGGACAACATTTTCCTGCCATTAGTCTTAGCCAAGAAACCGCTTGAAATCATGAAAAATCGGCTCACCCAACTGGCGCCGCGTCTAGGTATCACCGATTTATTGAAAAAATACCCATATGAGCTTTCCGGTGGCCAACAGCAACGTGTGGCCGCTGCCCGGGCGATGATCACCGATCCGGAAATCCTACTGGCAGACGAACCCACCGGCGCACTTGATTCTAGAACTTCCAGTGAGCTGTTGGACTTGCTAACCGATGTCAATGCCGACAGTAAGCAGACAATCCTCATGGTGACGCACAGTGCGGTTGCGGCCAGTCATAGCCAGCGCGTTTTGTTTATTCGCGATGGTCAGATTTTCCATCAGCTGTATCGCGGTGAATTACAGCAACCCGAATTTTTGACCCGAATCAGCGAAACCATGACCGCAATGCTGACGAAGGAAGGCGAGGCGCAATGA
- a CDS encoding response regulator transcription factor, with protein MPQKIFIVEDDDVIAKTIGNYLNRWAFTVELVQKFDQVDAEIRAAAPDLVIMDISLPYFNGFHWLSELRKHSKVPVIFLTSSGDDMNLVMAMNLGADDFLAKPIELPVLLAKIQGMLRRTYQYQQTDTNLSHGEFTLVPTDNQLRSPTQVIDLTPTETKLLSLLFGADGEVVTREAMIEKLWEGDEFIDRNALAVNMNRLRKKVAPVGLNQLIETVKGKGYRLANKEGGHD; from the coding sequence ATGCCGCAAAAGATTTTTATTGTTGAAGACGATGACGTGATTGCAAAGACAATTGGTAACTACCTTAATCGGTGGGCATTTACGGTTGAATTGGTCCAAAAATTCGATCAGGTGGACGCAGAAATCCGTGCCGCCGCACCGGATCTGGTGATTATGGATATTAGCCTACCGTATTTTAATGGCTTCCACTGGCTGAGCGAATTGCGCAAACATAGCAAGGTCCCGGTTATCTTCCTGACCAGTTCCGGGGATGATATGAATCTGGTGATGGCGATGAATCTCGGTGCGGACGACTTTTTAGCTAAGCCGATCGAGCTACCGGTTTTATTGGCGAAGATTCAGGGGATGTTGCGGCGAACCTACCAATACCAGCAAACCGATACCAATTTAAGTCACGGTGAGTTTACACTGGTCCCGACCGACAACCAACTACGCTCGCCGACTCAAGTGATCGACCTCACCCCGACAGAAACCAAGTTATTAAGCCTGTTATTTGGTGCCGATGGTGAAGTGGTTACTCGAGAAGCGATGATCGAGAAGTTATGGGAAGGCGATGAGTTCATTGACCGCAACGCCTTGGCAGTGAACATGAATCGGCTACGCAAAAAAGTCGCCCCGGTAGGACTCAACCAACTGATCGAAACCGTCAAAGGAAAAGGTTATCGTTTAGCAAACAAGGAGGGCGGCCATGATTAA
- a CDS encoding sensor histidine kinase: MIKAFLRARWMVWLSLLILLVASLLANWLINASLEVALNSWFFALIPLLVIGGCDFWRFRREWSQLQGDVTLLAADQISDPLGQVYFQKIQMLQQTLRQNHDTYRDQEQETVDTLQLWTHQIKTPLTALDLLLQVEPVNASDARLEVGKINRYLTVMLNYLKLTTLNTDLVLTELPLKPLVNETVRDLAKLFIAKDLTVTVETLPTVVSDSQWLRFIFEQLLTNAIKYTPHGSIRIYAKGDAVLVADTGIGILPEDLPRIFEQGYSGYNGRANQKASGLGLFLSRQIAQKLGLTLTVTSKVGVGSTFAIHFPQTRWLAE; encoded by the coding sequence ATGATTAAAGCTTTTTTGCGCGCCCGCTGGATGGTTTGGCTGAGTTTGCTCATCTTACTGGTTGCCAGTCTGTTAGCAAACTGGCTGATTAACGCTTCGCTTGAAGTCGCGTTAAACAGCTGGTTTTTCGCACTGATTCCGTTACTTGTGATCGGCGGCTGCGATTTTTGGCGGTTTCGCCGCGAATGGTCGCAGCTCCAAGGCGATGTTACACTGCTTGCGGCTGATCAAATTTCCGATCCGCTTGGGCAGGTTTATTTTCAAAAAATCCAAATGCTGCAACAGACCTTACGTCAAAATCATGACACGTATCGTGATCAGGAACAAGAAACGGTCGATACCTTGCAACTGTGGACCCATCAAATTAAAACACCGCTGACTGCACTGGATCTCTTATTACAGGTTGAACCTGTCAATGCCAGCGATGCGCGGCTTGAAGTTGGTAAAATCAACCGTTATCTAACCGTGATGCTGAATTACCTCAAACTGACCACACTGAATACGGATTTGGTGTTAACCGAATTACCACTAAAACCGCTTGTTAACGAAACCGTGCGGGATTTAGCGAAACTGTTTATTGCCAAAGACTTAACCGTCACGGTAGAAACTTTGCCCACTGTGGTGAGTGATAGTCAGTGGCTGCGATTTATTTTCGAGCAATTACTAACCAATGCCATCAAATATACCCCGCATGGGAGCATCCGGATTTATGCCAAGGGCGATGCCGTGCTGGTGGCTGACACCGGTATCGGTATCCTGCCAGAAGATCTACCGCGGATTTTTGAACAAGGCTATTCTGGATACAACGGTCGCGCCAATCAAAAGGCAAGTGGCTTAGGCCTGTTTTTAAGCCGGCAAATTGCCCAAAAGCTAGGGTTAACCCTGACCGTTACATCAAAAGTCGGTGTCGGCAGCACCTTTGCCATTCACTTCCCGCAAACGCGCTGGCTGGCCGAGTAA